One genomic segment of Chloroflexi bacterium ADurb.Bin180 includes these proteins:
- a CDS encoding putative glutamine amidotransferase, whose product MQPLIGLPCSGNARTHSGYQRYAVGQQYCRALGLAGAAPVLIPLLEQEEALESILSHLDGLLLSGGDDVDPRHYGRERIDSPGSSDRSRDTVELFLTRKALAIGLPILAICRGLQVLNVAMGGTLVQDIPRQRPSPVRHELRRSYPRDYPAHTVEVCPDTLLSSIVGRGPLEVNSLHHQCIDDLAAELRPGAYSPDGLIEAAEAPGCFVLGVQWHPEELAGRDARHRRILERFVAEARKSPRST is encoded by the coding sequence ATGCAACCACTGATTGGCCTGCCCTGTTCCGGGAACGCACGCACCCACAGCGGGTACCAGCGATATGCCGTGGGGCAGCAGTACTGCCGGGCCCTCGGTCTGGCGGGAGCAGCACCAGTCCTGATCCCGTTGCTCGAGCAGGAAGAGGCACTCGAGTCAATCCTCTCCCACCTCGATGGTCTTTTGCTCTCGGGCGGCGACGACGTGGATCCCAGACATTACGGACGGGAGCGAATCGACAGCCCCGGCAGCAGCGACCGCTCTAGAGATACCGTGGAGCTCTTTCTCACCCGCAAGGCCCTCGCTATCGGTCTGCCCATTCTTGCCATCTGCCGCGGGCTGCAGGTCCTCAATGTCGCCATGGGCGGCACTCTGGTTCAGGACATTCCACGTCAGAGACCCTCCCCAGTCCGCCACGAGCTGCGACGCAGTTACCCCAGAGACTACCCCGCCCATACGGTCGAGGTTTGCCCCGACACGCTGCTGAGCAGCATCGTCGGCAGGGGCCCCCTGGAAGTGAACAGCCTGCATCACCAGTGCATCGACGACCTGGCAGCGGAGTTGCGGCCCGGTGCCTATTCGCCGGACGGGCTCATCGAGGCAGCGGAGGCTCCCGGTTGCTTTGTGCTCGGCGTGCAATGGCACCCCGAAGAGCTGGCCGGCCGCGACGCAAGACACAGGCGCATCCTCGAGCGCTTTGTGGCCGAGGCAAGAAAAAGCCCCCGCTCAACCTGA
- the aprX_1 gene encoding Serine protease AprX — protein sequence MTDGKINGALLAAMSNPASPPEHRVIVRYKPDLAITSRPLLGSIRARHFSLLSASAMCVSSEQARLLAADPAVETIWPDLIVHTCLDVSVPHIRAPQVWAAGYAGENVPVAVIDTGIDPSHPDFAGRIAAMEDLTGEGPNDNHGHGTHVAGILAGSGSRYRGVAPRALLYIAKVLHGDGSGYMSEVIAGLEWAMQQHVKVVNLSLGGVGPCDGTDALSTACDAAIDAGLMVCVAAGNYGPTASSVGPPGCARRVLTVGASGNDDSIASFSARGPTADGRVKPDVLLPGVNIASCRAQGTTMGTPVDALYTRASGTSMATPHAAGLAAILLQAFPELSPAQLKQRLMTTAVKLGQDENAQGSGRADAVSAYQGTPSQPGPSPHPSPPGCLVGLASLLSRAHQR from the coding sequence ATGACGGACGGTAAGATCAATGGTGCCCTCTTGGCCGCAATGTCCAACCCTGCATCTCCGCCAGAACACCGGGTGATCGTTCGCTACAAACCCGACCTGGCCATAACCAGCCGGCCCCTGCTGGGCTCCATCAGAGCCAGGCACTTTTCGCTCCTGTCTGCGTCAGCGATGTGCGTCTCTTCAGAGCAGGCACGCCTCCTGGCGGCTGATCCGGCGGTGGAGACGATCTGGCCGGACCTGATCGTGCACACCTGCCTCGACGTTTCCGTCCCGCACATCCGCGCGCCGCAGGTCTGGGCGGCCGGCTACGCTGGCGAGAACGTGCCCGTCGCCGTCATCGATACGGGCATCGACCCCAGCCATCCTGACTTTGCCGGGCGCATCGCGGCGATGGAGGACCTCACTGGCGAGGGGCCAAATGACAACCACGGCCACGGGACTCACGTTGCGGGGATCCTCGCCGGTTCCGGCAGTCGCTATCGCGGTGTCGCGCCCAGGGCGCTGCTCTACATCGCCAAAGTGCTGCATGGTGACGGCTCTGGCTATATGAGTGAGGTCATCGCCGGCCTCGAATGGGCCATGCAGCAACATGTCAAGGTAGTGAATCTGTCACTGGGTGGTGTCGGGCCCTGCGATGGCACCGACGCCCTTTCCACAGCCTGTGATGCTGCCATAGACGCAGGCCTCATGGTCTGCGTTGCCGCTGGGAATTACGGCCCCACCGCATCCTCGGTCGGCCCTCCCGGCTGCGCCAGGCGAGTGCTGACCGTCGGCGCCAGCGGGAACGACGATTCGATTGCCAGCTTCTCCGCCAGAGGTCCGACCGCGGACGGCCGAGTCAAACCGGACGTCCTTCTGCCAGGCGTCAACATCGCCTCCTGTCGGGCTCAGGGCACAACCATGGGTACGCCGGTCGACGCACTCTACACTCGCGCATCGGGGACCAGTATGGCCACCCCTCACGCGGCCGGCCTGGCGGCAATTCTGCTGCAGGCCTTTCCCGAATTGAGCCCTGCCCAGCTCAAGCAACGCCTGATGACCACCGCCGTCAAACTGGGACAGGATGAGAACGCCCAGGGCAGCGGGCGAGCTGATGCGGTCTCTGCGTACCAGGGAACCCCATCGCAGCCCGGGCCGTCGCCTCATCCGTCGCCGCCAGGATGTCTGGTCGGTCTGGCCAGCTTGCTGTCCAGAGCTCATCAACGGTAG
- the acpS gene encoding Holo-(acyl-carrier-protein) synthase has product MNVSTGVDLIEIERIARAIARWNGRFLAHIYTDAELLLCRGRVPELAARFAGKEAVSKALGTGLFGVSWREMEILADPLGKPLVLLHGRAARRAACLGLHEFAISLSHSRDNAVAMVVATSVPDAAESIVPLRERDPENASEIDR; this is encoded by the coding sequence GTGAACGTGAGCACCGGAGTAGACCTGATCGAGATAGAACGCATCGCTCGGGCCATCGCTCGTTGGAACGGGCGCTTCTTGGCTCATATCTATACCGACGCGGAGCTCTTGCTGTGCCGGGGACGCGTACCAGAGCTCGCCGCCCGCTTCGCCGGCAAGGAGGCCGTCTCCAAGGCCCTCGGAACCGGCCTGTTCGGAGTATCCTGGCGCGAGATGGAGATCCTCGCCGATCCACTCGGCAAGCCCCTGGTGCTCCTGCACGGGCGCGCTGCCCGGCGTGCGGCCTGCCTGGGCCTGCACGAGTTCGCCATCAGCCTCTCACACTCCCGAGACAACGCGGTAGCCATGGTGGTTGCCACTTCTGTGCCTGACGCTGCAGAGTCAATCGTGCCGCTCAGAGAAAGGGACCCGGAGAATGCCAGCGAAATCGACCGGTGA
- the glxR gene encoding 2-hydroxy-3-oxopropionate reductase has protein sequence MDKERVGFIGLGIMGGPMATHLATAGYPLTVYNRTAARMEPLLALGAKPACSCQELAAQSDIVVSMVSDSPDVEEVYLGPRGVLRGARRGSLLIDMSTISPRVAIKISKSAAEAGCAMLDAPVSGGDVGARNATLSIMVGGESSDLERARPVLECMGKPTLCGPAGAGQTVKACNQIATALHLVAMSEALVLARKAGVDPEVVLKVLGAGYAQSRVMDVRGPRVIKGDFAPGFKARLHAKDLNIVRETARELGCALPATALAHELLTAVVANGLGELDHSAVIRVLQSLAGVQPEAKA, from the coding sequence ATGGACAAAGAGAGGGTGGGCTTTATCGGGCTGGGCATTATGGGCGGGCCGATGGCGACACATCTCGCCACGGCTGGCTATCCGCTGACGGTCTATAACCGCACGGCAGCCAGGATGGAGCCATTGCTTGCTCTGGGGGCCAAGCCGGCGTGCTCCTGCCAGGAGTTGGCCGCTCAGTCGGACATTGTGGTGTCGATGGTCTCGGACTCGCCGGATGTCGAAGAGGTGTACCTGGGACCGAGAGGTGTGCTGAGAGGCGCCAGACGGGGCAGCCTGCTCATTGACATGTCTACCATTTCGCCGCGGGTGGCAATCAAGATCTCAAAGAGCGCAGCAGAGGCCGGGTGCGCTATGCTCGACGCTCCAGTGTCAGGCGGAGATGTGGGTGCTCGCAACGCAACCCTGTCCATCATGGTGGGGGGAGAGAGCAGCGACCTGGAACGCGCCCGCCCCGTTCTCGAGTGTATGGGCAAGCCCACGCTTTGCGGACCGGCCGGGGCGGGACAGACGGTCAAGGCCTGCAACCAGATCGCGACGGCGCTTCACCTGGTGGCTATGTCCGAGGCGCTGGTTCTGGCTCGAAAGGCGGGCGTCGATCCGGAAGTAGTGCTGAAGGTCCTCGGCGCCGGTTACGCACAGTCCCGGGTGATGGATGTGCGCGGCCCCAGGGTGATCAAGGGCGACTTTGCGCCAGGATTCAAGGCCAGGCTGCATGCCAAAGACCTCAACATCGTCCGCGAGACAGCGCGTGAGCTGGGGTGTGCATTGCCGGCCACCGCCCTGGCGCACGAGCTGCTTACCGCTGTCGTCGCGAACGGCCTGGGTGAGCTAGACCATTCCGCGGTAATCCGGGTGCTGCAGTCTTTGGCCGGAGTGCAACCGGAAGCGAAAGCCTGA
- the hxlB gene encoding 3-hexulose-6-phosphate isomerase: MQFATAAATIEQEVARTLSTVQEAEVQAFLRAIQNARSIFVFGAGRVSMVAQTFAMRLSQLGLRSVWVGDATMPPIGPGDLLLVCSGSGETVTVRVVAELAVKRGAEVATVTREPQASIGRLCKVVVTLGGKTPTGGNPPPSQQPLVSLWEQSLLVLLDAIVMMLMERLSQTSATMKQRSMNLE; the protein is encoded by the coding sequence ATGCAGTTCGCTACAGCGGCAGCCACGATTGAGCAAGAGGTCGCACGGACGCTTTCTACCGTTCAGGAGGCCGAGGTTCAGGCCTTTCTGCGGGCAATTCAGAATGCTCGCAGCATCTTTGTGTTCGGTGCGGGCAGGGTAAGCATGGTTGCGCAGACCTTTGCCATGAGGTTGTCGCAGCTTGGCCTCAGGTCGGTGTGGGTGGGTGACGCAACGATGCCGCCGATTGGTCCGGGTGATCTGCTGCTGGTCTGCTCAGGATCAGGCGAGACGGTTACAGTGCGGGTCGTGGCCGAGCTGGCCGTCAAGCGAGGAGCGGAGGTGGCCACGGTGACGCGCGAGCCCCAGGCGTCGATCGGGCGCTTGTGCAAGGTCGTGGTGACCCTGGGAGGAAAGACGCCCACGGGAGGAAATCCGCCGCCCTCGCAGCAGCCTCTGGTGAGCCTGTGGGAGCAGAGCCTGCTGGTGCTCCTGGATGCAATCGTGATGATGCTGATGGAGCGGCTGAGTCAAACCTCAGCGACGATGAAGCAACGCAGTATGAATCTCGAGTAG
- the nlr gene encoding Neelaredoxin — MRLGERIQTADWKAEKHVPVIDCPDKVEADKMFLVKVAVGKEIPHPNTTEHHISWIDVYFQPDGDKFVYHVGRFEFNAHGEAVKGANQGPVYTHPEAAFSMKVNAPGTVLAVAMCNIHGLWESSKAVAF; from the coding sequence ATGAGACTTGGTGAGCGCATCCAGACTGCCGATTGGAAGGCCGAAAAGCACGTCCCCGTGATCGACTGCCCCGATAAGGTCGAGGCGGACAAGATGTTCCTGGTCAAGGTGGCCGTCGGCAAGGAAATCCCCCACCCGAACACCACCGAACACCACATTAGCTGGATCGACGTCTACTTCCAGCCCGACGGAGACAAGTTCGTGTACCACGTCGGCCGCTTCGAGTTCAACGCTCATGGCGAAGCGGTCAAGGGCGCCAATCAGGGCCCCGTGTACACGCACCCCGAGGCCGCCTTCTCGATGAAGGTCAACGCTCCGGGCACCGTGCTTGCCGTCGCGATGTGCAACATTCACGGACTGTGGGAGAGCTCCAAGGCAGTCGCCTTCTAG
- a CDS encoding Rubredoxin: protein MKKYECTVCGYVYDPAKGDPKHGIKPGTAFEDLPADWVCPECGVGKDMFEPVD from the coding sequence ATGAAAAAGTACGAGTGCACCGTTTGTGGCTATGTCTACGACCCCGCCAAGGGAGACCCGAAGCACGGTATCAAGCCCGGCACCGCTTTCGAAGACCTGCCAGCCGACTGGGTATGCCCCGAGTGCGGTGTTGGCAAGGACATGTTCGAGCCGGTCGACTAG